GGGCTGCCCTCACAGCGCTGACGGCCGTGGCGGCGGTCGGGAACGCACTGAGCGTGACGACGGTGACGACGGGGGCGGGCCTGCTTGCGGGCATCGCGACGGCGCGGCCTCTGACCGCGGGACGCCACGAGGAGGACCCCTCGCTCACCGGCTGAGTCCGGCACCGCGGCTCCGGACGGTCAGCTTGCGGTGCCCTTGAGACCGAGCCGCGCCCGGATCGCCCGCACCGCCGACTCCGCGTCGTCGACCGTCACCGTGAACTTGTGGCCGTCGCCCAGGCTGAGCACCAGGCCCTCGCCGCGCCTGACCACCACGGCGGTGCCCTTCTCGGGGCGCCAGCGGTAGCCCCAGCCGCCCCACTGGCGGGGCGTCACGGCGGGGGCGAAGTCCGCGCCGACGACTTGGGAGAGCGGGATGAGGCGGCGCGGCAGGCCCAGGTGGCCGCAGCGCACCTCCAGGTAGTCCTTCTCGACCTTCACGGCCACGTGGACGAAGGCGAGTGTCCCGAAGAGCATCAGGAGTCCGACGGCGATGCATCCGACGACGGACATGACCAGCGGCAGGATGCCCGAGGTCCACATGGAGTCGACCGCGAGCTCGATGCCGAGCGCCAGACAGGCGGCACCGGCGCACGCCAGGAGCCACTGGGCGCGGTTGGTGGCGCGTCCGGTCCAGACTTCGTGCGGGCTGTCGGATGCGGCCCGCTCTTCGGGGGCTTGGTCCTTCATGCATCCGAGACTACTCAGATTCCGCCGCGGGGCCACCGCGTCACGGAGAGCGACCGCCGGGTCAGAGCGCCGGGCTGGTCTCCGCGAGCATGCGCCCCTCGGCGTACGCGAGCGCCTCGCGGGGCAGCTGCTCCGCGCGCCCGCTGAGCAGCACGGTGAGGCCGGGCACCACGTCCGCGGCGCCGATGTTGGCACCGGCCCTGCGCAGCGCCTGGGCCGCCACCGCACCGGCCGAACCGTGCAGGACCAGGGGCGGCTGTCCGGGCTGCTGGACGGCGGCACGAATACGCTCGGCGACCAGTTCGTAATGGGTGCAGCCCAGGACGACGGCCCTTACATCCGGTGGCGTGAGGGCCGCCGCGGCGGCGATCGTCTCGTCGATGGCCTCCTCGTCCGCGTACTGCACGGCGTCGGCGAGACCGGGACAGGGCACCTCGGTGACGGCGACGCCGTTCGCGAATTCTTCGATGAGTCCACGCTGGTAGGGGCTGCCGGTGGTGGCGGGGGTGGCCCAGATGGCCACG
The sequence above is a segment of the Streptomyces sp. Je 1-369 genome. Coding sequences within it:
- a CDS encoding glutamate racemase encodes the protein MKIALMDSGIGLLAAAAAVRRLRPDADLILSSDPDGMPWGPRTTEDLTARAVAVAEAAAAHRPDALIVACNTASVHALPTLRARFESEFPVIGTVPAIKPAAAAAGGGPVAIWATPATTGSPYQRGLIEEFANGVAVTEVPCPGLADAVQYADEEAIDETIAAAAALTPPDVRAVVLGCTHYELVAERIRAAVQQPGQPPLVLHGSAGAVAAQALRRAGANIGAADVVPGLTVLLSGRAEQLPREALAYAEGRMLAETSPAL